The Oncorhynchus kisutch isolate 150728-3 linkage group LG14, Okis_V2, whole genome shotgun sequence genomic sequence GAtgaaatgatgatgatgatggtctgTTTATGTAATCCACATAGTCCAATGTATATACAATATGTAATCTCAAATTTGGCTGACTATATGGATTACATTGTTGTCTAAGCCTATTGCCATGTGATATGAAATGTTTCTACATAAAGGAGATTACATCAAGACCAGTGCTTTCTGTAGATTGTGTCCCCTTAATTACTCCTCCCGGTACTAATCCAAATTATTTGTCTTGCTCTATAGGTGGTTGGACAGATGTTACGAGTGTGGGATTAAACAGATTGATTTTGTACAGGGAGATTAACACAGATTAATGAGGATTACTGGTCTACAGAGAGGTAGATGAATCATTATATCAAATCACAATCTTCCTGAGAAAGCCGAGATGCACGGGAAGAACAGAATGTTTCCCGAGAAAAAGAAAGGAGACAGGAGAAAATAATTTGTGGTTCTATAAAACGTGCTAAAATGTAAGTGATTATCTTCCAGGACACAACTGTATGCCAACGAACACATGATAAATCCATGTTACTGGAAATATGGGATGTAGCATATGGACGTAAAATGTAAGAAattcattatatatttttttcttcccaaATCAAAAGCTCTCTGCCTGATTGCCTCAGTTCAATGACTGCTTTGATTTGCAAATTATTCATCACAAGTTGTTATTGCGGGACCACAGCTGGATCAGCGTGTAAAGTGTGGCGGAATTATCGAAAGGACTAATTGAAGGTGACAGAGGCTAGCTAGCCCTCATCCAATCCATCTGGCTCGGTGAATAAATCCTCCGCTCTATTGCcctcttcttctacttcttccaTCCCATAATTTTCTCACAGTTTCCTAATCCCACCCCTTTGTCAATCCCCCTTTCTCTACTCTATATCGCTCCATTCCATTTCCCTCGTTCTGCCTTGTCATTGAGTCCCCCCACCGGTTCCCTCCTCATCGTCATCACTGCCCTCACTCTAGCTGATCTCTCATCTGTCATCCCTGTACCCGTCCTCTAACCAGCCCCCATCACCCTGTTTCACCATCATTAGTCTCAAGCTCATCTTGAGACACCCCGTCTCTCCCCCgacctctctcccacctctgtctctccatcGGAAGGCCACTTTTTCTCTTAGCAGTGGCCCCTGTCCCACACCCATAAGCCACCATGCTGGAGAACATGTCACGATGCAACCGCTCCCTGCTCTCCTTGTCCCTGACCTCACTGGCCCTGGCATTGTCCATCCTGGCCTTCTGCACCTCGTACTGGTGCGAGGGGACCCACAAGGTTGCCAAGCCCCTCTGCCTCTCCCCAGTCAAGTTGAAGAACTGCGGCCAGAACAACAGCCAGCCCTACACCACAGGTAGGGAAATAATTCATCTATTCACCTGTGCAAGAATGAATGTGGAGCCCGGTACCTAAATAATGATTTGTTTCCCTTGCTTTGTACTTGTGGACTCACCCATGTTGAACCAACCCCTGAACATGAATCATGACACTGAGATTGGTTGCTTTTCAGAGAAGGCACACAAGGTTTGTTGACAAAGCCCAATGTATGTAATCTCAAACTTTGTTGAATATCTGGATTACATTGTTGTCAGATTTCATACAGATTTTGCTGTAGATTGTTGCCCCTTCATTCTGTTGACACCAAGGGGTGGTTTATGGACTCATGGGCACTTTTTTATCTCTGTCCCTGAAGAATATTCAATTATGGTCTTGAAATGCCTTTGAGAAAAATGGTTTTAAGATGTGTGTTTCTGGAGTTTATTGTAGAGAAATTACAGTAGTACGGTGTATAGACTAGATGCATATATTTAGCCTAAAACTGTCTAACCGTTCCTGTCCCAATGACCCTCttaccctctcttttcctcagaGACTCCCACTCTGGACCCTAAGAAGCCGTCAAACAACATCACCTTGTCGCCCCTGGAAAAGGAAGAGCAGGCGAGGCTTCAGAAAAAGGCCCTCGCCAACGCAGTGCACTACATCTGGGAGACAGGCGAGGATAAGTACATGCTGCGCTACTTCCACACAGGTTTCTGGTTGTCCTGCGAGGCACACAACGAGGGTGAGCATTGGGTCTTTATCCGGGCCATTGTTTAAGTATGCTTTACCTTTTATAGAAAGGGGGGTTAAGTAGCCTTCATCCCAAGAGCCTAATGATGCCTGGTTTTTGCACTGTAAGATCCAATCTCCTCAATGAATgtacttgctatgactgtgatatgtggttgtctcacctagctataaTGAATGAATGCACTaagtaagtcactctggataagagcatctcctaaatgactaaaatgtaaattaatCTCTAGCCTTAGCCAGTAACTGCTTGACACGGAGAACTTCATTGGAAAAGTGAATAAAACAGGAGACGGCTGTTGATCTACAGAACCTTGATTGAGTGAAGTCTTACAATAGAGTCGGACCTAGGACGTTGACTTGTGGAACCCCAATAATGACTGGACACTAGTTACTAGAATgcactataatgttgatatatcTATCAGCAATTGCCATTGTATCTTTGAATGTGGCTGTTTTGCTGTTCCACTGTCAATCTATCTCTGCAAGACTGGTTGCTGTAACACCATACGCATTCACTGATCTGGGATAGTCCCTAATCAACCAAGGCTATTTAGAAGTAAATCATCACAAGCGGGTGCTCTGTTAATAGTTGAATCATCTTTAATGTTGGCAATGTAAGCTCGAGTcaatgaaggaaaactcaaagTAATGTCTTTGCATGTTGCCTTAGGACTAATTTGCAAAATCACTGTAGAGAGGGGAGAGTTAGACCTTTTGTCTTGACCCTAGATAGAGAACATCTGGTGGATTATTCTACTCCAGAAAGTGTCCCCCTCCGATTACCCATGCCAATTGGAGCACTATTTTAAGATCTCACAACAGACACTCAAGGGATCTAAATTAAATCAGTATGTCCCATTTCCTTGACAAGGCCCTAAAAGATACAGTACAAGTGAATATACTGACTTAAGTTGTATTTGTTGCTAATCACATTGTATTTGTCTTACAGAGGAGAAATGCCGGAGCTTCATTGAATTGACTCCAGGAGAGACACAAGGTTTGTGCTCCTTGAAAGTAAATATAGGTGAAGCTAATAAGTCGCCATTTAAATTGCGGGTCGTCAAATAAGCACTGTATGCCAACGTtttctcgctctacctctctccaatcttcattttccctctctctctttctattgctCTCTTCCTCAATCtatttctcactcactcacagggGTGCTGTGGCTGTCAGTAGTATCAGAGTTCGCGTACATAGGCCTGTTGGCCATGGGCTTTCTCCTCATGTGGGTGGAGGTGCTGTGTCTCTGTGCCCATAAGGAGATGTACGCTCTCAAGATCAACGCCTTTGCCGCAATATGCACTGTCCTTTCAGGTGAGACGGCCACGACAAGCGGAAATGTCTCTTATCACCACAATGATCTATACCAAGGCTTTTGAGCATTCTGTAGAAATATTCACAAGGTAAAGCATTGATTATTCGATGTTGGTCAAATAAATTGAGATTGTCAGAAAATAAATCACTCTTCCTTccccctttctcgctctctcaggTCTGATGGGGATGGTGGCTCATATGATGTACACCACagtgttccagatgactgtgagCATTGGGCCAAAAGATTGGAGGCCACAGACCTGGGACTACGGCTGGTCATTTGTGTAAGTATTCCCTTCGGCATAGTTCAGCCAAATTTACAAAATTGCTTATTTTGTTCCCTTACCCTGAAAGCAGTCTTTGGACATGATTGGTTTGTTTACCTAGGCACTGTCTCCAACCATTAGCTTAAGTATTTTCTAACCACAGTCCAATTGAAAACTGTGGAGTCTGGAATTATTGGATATTTTCATAAAGATGAGCAAAGAACTATttgctattttatttttataattgtATTATTTCGTACTATTACAATTTCTCAGAGAAAGTGATTGTGTTTATCAACTAGTACAACTCTCAAAAAGATAGGGGtccaaatccacaaagaaatggttcattgaccacaaaatctatattttgcaatggccatctgtcTCAGGatttgaaccccattgaaaacctgtggtttgaattgaagagggaagCAGAataaggatatcaaggatctggaaatatatctgtatggaggaatggtttaagatccctcccaatgtgttctccaatttcataatttttttattaaaaatacCTTATCCACGCAAGGGGAGGGtactggagtattgaaaacaatAATCCAATAATTGGATTATCCAATAATAAATGATTGGGATCCAAtattttttctatatatttttttacatgactTCTTAGACAAACTAACACAATTCTGAGCAACTGTATTAGTATAAAACaatataataatacaaaaaagtgagcatacaatatagcacagtatttgtattgtttattttataCTGTGTTTTTTgcttatctttatcaagggatccaTTAATTCTGGACCCGATATCAGCATATTTTAAACTTCTAGGCCATATTTACAGCCTATTCATAACCAATGACCACTACGGCCCTACCATCCTTTCTCTCCCTTACCCTCAGTCTAGCCTGGATCTCCTTCAGCTGCTGCATGGCGGCGGCCGTCTTCACCCTCAACTCCTACACCAAGACACTGATAGAGATGAAGCACCGCACCCGCGTTCGTCTGGAGGAGGCTCGGGCGGCCATCCAGGCCCCCTCGTACGACGAGGTGTTGCAGGCGGCCGGGGGCGCCTGCTCAGTCAGCAGCCTGCTCCAGCACTGCAAGCAGGGGGCGATGATCGACCCCGGTCCGGGGGTTCCAGATCACAGAGGGCTGGTGATGATGGCTGGTGGCTGTGGGACAAAGGGGTGTGAGGactgcgagagagagatggatgagattGAGGATGCCCTggatagggaagagagggaggagatggagggagaggactgTGGGAGGTgctgagggaagggaggaggtagaggttaAAAAGAGGTTCTAGCCACCTGGAACTTATTTTTGTCTTTTATTTTTAACATGTTTTGGATTGAACTGTGAAATGGACTGTGCTTGATTTCAGTACCTCAACCCATAAATTAAATCTGAGTAGATAAAGCTCTAAAACCACACACAGAGATTGACATGTATTGTCTGGGAAGAGATCAATAGACAATCGCTAAGAAATGCCTGGCATTGGCCACATttaacatatattatatataatttttATTGTATTGATGGTAACCCTGTTATTACTATCCTGATATTGATAGTAACTGTGGTGACATTGTGAATAAAAGTGGTTGAAGTGGAACTGTCTCATGTCAATGATTTAGTATTGGGATTTTCTCTGAGTCTCTGTTGTCATGCCAGTTCTAATTAAACTGGCATTGTCGGTTGGGACAACTCTCTCAATATCACCGGTTGATGTCCAGAAAGAGATGAAGTGATCTTGTAGTTAAACAGACAGTGATGCAAAGATTACATAAAAATACAGGGAGCTTCGGAAGTTAACAGATGCTTGACAGAAGATTATGTCAATAATCTCCCCAGTCAGAGGAACAAGGGCAGAGAGCGAGGGGCTAGGGAAGGATGGattgatgtgtgtgtgacagtcatCTCTAAGTCTGTAGggatattcatatatatatatacacaaaaggaCACCCCCTtcaattagtggatttggctatttcagtcccacctgttgctgacaggtgtataaaattgagcacacagccatgcaatctccatattcaaatattggcagtagaacggccttactgaggagctcagagactttcaacatggcatcgtcataggatgtcaactttccaaaaagtcagtttgtcaaattgctGCCCCAGTCAAATGTAAGTGGTgtttttgtgaagtggaaacatctaggagcacaAGTGTACAGAATGGGACCAGCGAGTGTTTGAAGTACACTGCGCGTATataatcatctgtcctcggtttcaatactcactactgagttccaaactgcctctggaagcaacgtcagcacaataactgttccgtcaggagcttcatgaaatgggtttccatggctgagcagctgcacacaagtctaagatcacaatgcgcaatgccaagcgttggtgtggtgtggtgtaaagcttgccgccattggactctggagcaaaggaaacgcgttctctggagtgatgaatcacacttcaccacctggcagtcggacggacgaatctgggtttgaacGCTAGCTGCCCCAATGCAGAAtgccaactgtacagtttggtggaggaggaataatggtctgcagttgtttttcatggttcggcttggctccttagttccagtgaaggaaaatcttaatgcGAGAGAGATTGCTGACAttatagatgattctgtgcttccaactttgtggaaacaatTTGGGttaggccctttcctgtttcagcatgacaatgccccgtgcacaaagcataAAGAAATGGTATGTtgagatcggtgtagaagaacttgactagcctgcacagagccctgacctcaaccccatcaacaCCTATAGGATgaatgcgagccaggcctaatcacccaacatcagtgcccgacctcactaatgctcttgtggctgaatggacgcAAGTCCACGGGGGGgaccagctccatattaatgcccatgattttg encodes the following:
- the LOC109904457 gene encoding germ cell-specific gene 1-like protein, translating into MLENMSRCNRSLLSLSLTSLALALSILAFCTSYWCEGTHKVAKPLCLSPVKLKNCGQNNSQPYTTETPTLDPKKPSNNITLSPLEKEEQARLQKKALANAVHYIWETGEDKYMLRYFHTGFWLSCEAHNEEEKCRSFIELTPGETQGVLWLSVVSEFAYIGLLAMGFLLMWVEVLCLCAHKEMYALKINAFAAICTVLSGLMGMVAHMMYTTVFQMTVSIGPKDWRPQTWDYGWSFVLAWISFSCCMAAAVFTLNSYTKTLIEMKHRTRVRLEEARAAIQAPSYDEVLQAAGGACSVSSLLQHCKQGAMIDPGPGVPDHRGLVMMAGGCGTKGCEDCEREMDEIEDALDREEREEMEGEDCGRC